A DNA window from Primulina tabacum isolate GXHZ01 chromosome 12, ASM2559414v2, whole genome shotgun sequence contains the following coding sequences:
- the LOC142520275 gene encoding uncharacterized protein LOC142520275 — protein MIHHVPLGEENFKVSIDVVLDEKAQPPIPIKFGPTIINDAVGVIVGWPKELVIFPTTKRKGKPQSFALADVPGQRDKFKEIEKKLPMSCKYIYSHVVRLLNESDTIYIEFEDAMFGHPKSIRLLREDILRFMEMREIGARQILVYMGIYNEKDKADYFSFVDPGNIPTCPIGRDGRDLSQHIADQLEALYRDSICLIPYNTGYHWILTIVNEDKNMIYLLNSTSNRNRDDTWKTIVTNGVKMYNASKGISKGPGFKILTDNLKQSGSVECGYCVMRYMKQIVDCDDPQLEKMFAGCIKNQFYNQSQYDEVRSEWSEFFYSYVGA, from the exons ATGATTCACCATGTTCCACTTGGGGAAGAGAACTTCAAGGTATCTATTGATGTTGTCTTAGATGAAAAAGCACAGCCTCCGATCCCAATTAAGTTTGGACCAACAATCATCAATGATGCTGTTGGAGTCATTGTAGGTTGGCCTAAAGAGTTGGTTATTTTTCCAACGACAAAG agGAAGGGGAAACCTCAATCATTTGCGCTTGCAGATGTTCCTGGTCAGCGCGACAAGTTcaaagaaattgaaaaaaaattacccATGTCGTGCAAGTATATCTACTCTCATGTTGTTAGATTGCTGAATGAATCGGATACCATATACATTGAGTTTGAGGACGCTATGTTTGGACATCCTAAAAGCATACGGTTGTTAAGAGAAGATATCTTACGCTTTATGGAGATGAGGGAGATAGGTGCCAGACAAATTTTAGTTTACATGGGTATATATAAT gaaaaagaCAAGGCTGATTATTTTTCGTTTGTGGATCCCGGTAATATACCTACATGCCCGATTGGCAGAGATGGCCGTGACTTATCACAACATATTGCTGACCAGTTGGAAGCATTGTATAGAGATAGCATCTGCCTCATCCCATACAACACTGG GTACCATTGGATCTTGACTATCGTCAATGAAGATaagaatatgatatatttattgaaTTCTACGTCTAACAGGAACCGAGATGATACATGGAAAACTATTGTGACAAA tgGGGTGAAGATGTACAATGCCTCGAAAGGTATTTCTAAAGGGCcaggttttaaaatattgacG GATAATCTAAAACAAAGTGGTTCTGTTGAATGTGGATATTGTGTGATGAGGTACATGAAACAGATAGTCGATTGCGATGATCCACAGTTGGAGAAGATG
- the LOC142520025 gene encoding uncharacterized protein LOC142520025 — MHCKYHHRMYCKGYIGLEAELRNKNLVAEDEEVDRSVLWRKAREDKSGNITCSETSEVAEKIDELLEKKGKGEFKSSGMNDVLTAALGSQEDFGRVRGVGGFVKPQVYFKTPRKKRETISKALIENVKAQSEETKSLKAELEMLRSQLAAVIPLINDRSSETVASNKFSGVKDSKLSNDVEEVYDCGTSNTKVVCL, encoded by the exons ATGCATTGTAAATATCACCACAGAATGTATTGCAAGGGTTACATCGGCTTGGAGGCTGAACTG CGGAACAAAAACTTGGTTGCTGAAGATGAGGAAGTTGATAGATCTGTGCTTTGGCGTAAAGCTCGAGAAGACAAATCGGGCAACATAACATGTTCGGAGACATCAGAAGTAGCTGAAAAAATT GATGAATTGTTGGAAAAGAAAGGCAAAGGAGAGTTCAAATCTTCTGGAATGAATGACGTGTTAACCGCTGCCTTAGGAAGCCAAGAAGACTTTGGAAGGGTTCGAGGTGTGGGAGGTTTCGTAAAACCACAAGTATACTTTAAAACTCcaagaaagaagagagaaacaATCTCAAAAGCTCTGATTGAAAATGTAAAAGCACAATCGGAGGAGACTAAAAGTTTGAAAGCTGAATTGGAGATGCTGAGGTCTCAACTTGCTGCTGTGATTCCATTAATCAATGATCGATCTTCTGAGACTGTAGCATCAAACAAGTTCTCAGGAGTGAAAGACTCAAAATTGTCAAATGATGTGGAAGAAGTTTATGATTGCGGCACTTCAAATACGAAGGTTGTATGTCTCTGA